The Oceanococcus sp. HetDA_MAG_MS8 genome has a window encoding:
- a CDS encoding DASH family cryptochrome yields the protein MRTGLFLFGQDLRLDDHPALGSLAARVDRLLCVFVVDPLWFKPGWCQRPSLGPHRWKFLYESLLDLQADLQSQGQQLVVVWGDPIVEVGALIQRWGVTDVARSAHPGVYENRQWQELQQRFGEVRFSQAHTATLFSPERLPFALEDLPGHFSPFRRKVEKRAQVRPPEAMLSQLPAMVSDDLPREWPKELPKVDFDKAADWVGGSRMGNMQLNEFLFQTHAVQSYKETRNALDTPLASSRLSPWLANGSLSVARVAAELARYEQEVLANESTYWLFFELLWREYFQWYAWRHGQRLFAFAGVREQRPMTSHYAQRLRAWEAGETGYPIVDACMRQLATTGWMSNRGRQLVASCFVHELELDWRFGATWFEQQLVDYDLGSNYGNWQYLAGVGADPRGHRRFDLAKQTRMYDPNEEFIRKWGSAEVVPLNAVDAADWPYSS from the coding sequence ATGCGTACGGGATTATTTCTTTTCGGCCAAGACCTTCGTCTCGATGACCATCCGGCCTTAGGCAGCCTCGCTGCCCGAGTGGACCGCTTGCTGTGTGTTTTTGTGGTGGACCCGTTGTGGTTCAAGCCAGGGTGGTGTCAGCGCCCGAGCCTGGGGCCACACCGCTGGAAGTTTCTCTACGAATCCCTGTTGGATCTGCAGGCGGACTTGCAAAGCCAAGGTCAACAGTTGGTCGTGGTCTGGGGAGATCCTATCGTTGAGGTTGGCGCTTTGATCCAGCGCTGGGGTGTGACCGATGTTGCGCGTTCCGCACATCCTGGCGTTTACGAAAACCGCCAGTGGCAGGAGCTTCAGCAAAGGTTCGGCGAGGTCCGGTTTAGCCAAGCACATACGGCGACTCTGTTTAGTCCGGAGCGCCTGCCCTTCGCATTGGAAGACTTGCCAGGGCATTTTTCGCCATTCAGGCGCAAAGTTGAAAAGCGCGCCCAGGTGCGGCCACCTGAAGCGATGCTGAGCCAACTGCCGGCCATGGTCAGTGATGATCTGCCACGCGAATGGCCCAAAGAGCTGCCAAAGGTGGACTTCGACAAGGCGGCCGACTGGGTGGGCGGTAGCCGCATGGGCAACATGCAGCTCAACGAATTTCTTTTTCAGACGCATGCCGTACAAAGCTACAAAGAGACACGCAATGCCTTGGATACTCCTTTGGCAAGTTCCAGGTTGTCGCCATGGCTGGCCAATGGCTCATTGTCGGTGGCGAGGGTTGCAGCAGAGCTGGCTCGCTACGAGCAGGAAGTCTTGGCGAATGAATCAACGTATTGGCTGTTCTTTGAGCTGCTATGGCGGGAGTACTTCCAGTGGTACGCATGGCGGCATGGTCAGCGCTTATTTGCCTTTGCAGGTGTGCGTGAGCAACGTCCTATGACCAGTCACTACGCGCAGCGGCTACGCGCCTGGGAAGCCGGTGAGACCGGTTATCCCATCGTCGATGCCTGTATGCGCCAGTTGGCGACGACCGGCTGGATGTCGAATCGTGGGCGGCAACTGGTCGCTAGCTGCTTCGTCCATGAGCTTGAGCTGGACTGGCGCTTCGGTGCCACTTGGTTTGAGCAGCAATTAGTGGACTACGACCTGGGCAGTAATTACGGTAATTGGCAGTATTTGGCAGGGGTCGGCGCCGATCCCCGCGGCCATCGGCGCTTCGACCTTGCTAAGCAAACTCGCATGTACGACCCGAATGAAGAATTCATCCGCAAATGGGGCTCGGCTGAGGTGGTGCCCCTCAACGCGGTCGACGCGGCTGACTGGCCTTATTCGTCATGA
- a CDS encoding FAD-dependent oxidoreductase: MADVLIVGAGVSGLAAAEVFLDQGWRVRMVDKARKAGGRCATRRLQPAADSAWFDTGAQYFTARDPSFQAWLRSWIKQRRVDQWHAQLGRGAPGIAVAVEDGQQRYAGVGGMNAWLTAWTQQLQAKGLELFCQTKVTRIERLAESVTVHCEDGRTWTAPQVVVTAPAQQSRALLRPSPELAPWPSLGPCLAITVLARPPWAWDGLFSPHPDIAWMASNSTKPGAIDTSDPVWTVHAGPELSTRACTDQEAAVAELEAIVADVMQGPISTQHVHLWRYATAPREVYAQGFWQDPANSGIFLAGDWLCGGRVEGAWLSGCAVAHACTKALVVA; encoded by the coding sequence ATGGCTGATGTTCTCATCGTTGGAGCTGGCGTATCTGGTCTGGCCGCCGCCGAGGTCTTCTTGGATCAGGGCTGGCGGGTGAGGATGGTCGATAAAGCGCGCAAGGCGGGTGGACGCTGTGCAACCCGGCGTCTGCAGCCGGCCGCTGACTCGGCTTGGTTCGACACGGGGGCTCAGTACTTCACGGCGCGGGACCCCAGCTTCCAGGCTTGGCTAAGGTCCTGGATCAAGCAGCGCCGAGTGGATCAATGGCATGCCCAGCTAGGCCGTGGTGCTCCCGGTATTGCTGTTGCTGTTGAGGATGGCCAGCAACGCTACGCTGGCGTCGGGGGAATGAATGCTTGGCTGACTGCTTGGACACAGCAGCTTCAGGCGAAGGGCTTGGAGCTGTTCTGTCAAACCAAGGTGACGCGTATAGAGCGTCTTGCCGAGTCGGTAACGGTCCACTGTGAAGATGGAAGAACCTGGACTGCCCCACAGGTGGTAGTGACCGCGCCGGCCCAGCAAAGCCGTGCCTTGCTCAGACCCAGCCCAGAATTAGCGCCATGGCCCAGCCTGGGGCCATGCCTTGCGATCACCGTACTGGCTCGCCCTCCTTGGGCGTGGGATGGCTTGTTTTCCCCGCATCCAGACATAGCTTGGATGGCGAGTAACAGCACCAAGCCTGGAGCGATTGATACCAGCGACCCCGTGTGGACAGTGCATGCTGGGCCTGAGCTGAGTACCCGGGCCTGCACTGATCAGGAGGCTGCGGTTGCGGAATTAGAAGCCATCGTTGCTGATGTGATGCAGGGACCGATCAGCACCCAACATGTGCATCTTTGGCGTTATGCCACTGCGCCACGCGAGGTCTATGCGCAAGGGTTTTGGCAAGATCCTGCCAACAGTGGAATCTTCTTGGCAGGGGATTGGCTTTGCGGCGGCCGCGTCGAAGGGGCTTGGCTGAGTGGATGTGCGGTGGCGCATGCCTGCACCAAAGCCTTAGTCGTCGCTTAA
- a CDS encoding deoxyribodipyrimidine photo-lyase: MHTSLAVLWFKRDLRLYDHAAVTAASAHPRVLPVLVIEPEYWRQSDRSPRHYALWRQAAEDLLQSLRAMQRPGWVRHAPILQALDELRRQFGAFTLYSHQETDSQWTYSRDRSVSQWCRNQGMTWTQPRQFGVVRGMRRRQGWARQWEALMTEQPLAQPTWQGQPPPPGDPLPRLQDIDFCAQDELPTTQQDSRRAASLQRLEQFLHQDGHSYRGGMSSPISAQRASSRLSLALSVGSLSLREIVHRSRERLQNLDPDDPAQRRWRASLRSFDKRLHWHCHFIQKLETAPHLEQRNMHSAYDALAPEPVTQDALNRWVQGQTGWPFVDACMRSLRHSGWINFRMRAMLVSVASYHLGIHWRESGVLLARIFCDYEAGIHWPQVQMQSGTTGINTYRMYNPIKQGLDQDPEASFIAQWVPELASLPPALRHQPWKAGHPPAGYPSRIGDHSLLARAARQRRAGLRSGAAFAQEARALQAQLGSQASGMSRSMRGQRRQPPKPSAASRQLSLFPE, translated from the coding sequence GTGCACACCTCTCTGGCCGTGCTGTGGTTTAAGCGCGACCTCCGCCTGTACGACCATGCCGCTGTCACAGCAGCAAGTGCTCACCCGCGCGTGCTACCGGTGCTTGTTATTGAGCCGGAATACTGGCGCCAATCAGACCGCAGCCCCCGGCATTACGCCTTATGGCGACAGGCCGCAGAAGACTTGCTGCAAAGCCTCAGGGCGATGCAACGCCCGGGCTGGGTACGGCACGCACCCATCCTGCAAGCTCTGGATGAGCTACGCCGCCAATTTGGCGCCTTCACGCTCTACAGCCACCAGGAAACGGACTCGCAGTGGACATACAGCCGTGACCGCAGCGTGAGTCAATGGTGCCGAAATCAAGGCATGACCTGGACTCAGCCGCGCCAATTTGGGGTTGTGCGCGGCATGCGCCGGCGCCAAGGCTGGGCGCGTCAGTGGGAAGCGCTGATGACCGAGCAACCACTCGCGCAGCCTACATGGCAAGGCCAGCCGCCTCCACCGGGCGACCCTTTACCGCGATTACAGGACATCGACTTTTGCGCTCAAGACGAGCTTCCGACTACACAGCAGGATTCTCGAAGGGCGGCCAGCCTGCAACGCCTGGAGCAATTTCTGCACCAGGATGGACACAGCTACCGCGGCGGTATGTCCAGCCCTATCAGTGCGCAGCGGGCATCATCCCGCTTGTCGTTGGCTTTGAGCGTGGGCAGCTTATCGCTGCGTGAAATTGTCCACCGCAGCCGCGAGCGCCTGCAAAATCTCGATCCAGATGACCCTGCGCAGCGACGTTGGCGCGCCAGCTTACGCAGCTTCGACAAGCGCCTGCATTGGCACTGCCACTTCATTCAAAAGCTGGAAACAGCCCCGCATTTAGAGCAGCGCAATATGCACTCTGCTTACGATGCTCTAGCGCCGGAACCAGTCACTCAGGATGCGCTTAACCGCTGGGTGCAGGGTCAAACTGGATGGCCGTTTGTGGATGCCTGTATGCGCTCGCTACGGCACAGCGGCTGGATCAATTTCCGTATGCGCGCCATGCTGGTCAGCGTCGCCAGCTACCACCTGGGAATTCATTGGCGCGAGTCAGGTGTGCTCTTGGCGCGAATTTTCTGCGACTACGAAGCCGGCATTCACTGGCCCCAAGTGCAGATGCAATCGGGCACGACCGGCATCAACACTTACCGCATGTATAACCCCATCAAGCAGGGCTTGGACCAAGACCCAGAGGCAAGTTTCATCGCCCAGTGGGTACCAGAACTCGCCTCGCTCCCCCCCGCCCTGCGCCACCAGCCCTGGAAGGCGGGCCACCCCCCTGCCGGATACCCCAGCCGGATTGGTGACCACAGCCTACTCGCTAGAGCGGCCCGGCAACGACGGGCAGGACTACGCAGTGGCGCTGCTTTTGCCCAAGAAGCGCGCGCCCTCCAGGCGCAGCTGGGTTCGCAGGCGAGTGGCATGAGCCGCAGCATGCGCGGCCAGCGCCGCCAGCCGCCTAAGCCGTCTGCGGCCAGCCGCCAACTTAGCCTCTTTCCGGAGTAG
- a CDS encoding SDR family NAD(P)-dependent oxidoreductase, which translates to MTPVTLVIGASSGIGSAVAEQLQTLDKVVYGAGRATQPPSQLQQHWLQLDFYDPASITQAFETLADTLNEREQRLQQLLICSGLLHDADTSPERRLGQLRAEDFSKLMQVNALAPLLLAQAALPLLSRREPTRIAAISARVGSIGDNRMGGWYSYRCAKAALNMGWRCLAHELRRSHPSCTPLLYHPGTVDTDLSKPFQSNVKANKLFSSHQAARYFLEVLEQHGDCAELAYLDWAGKPIAW; encoded by the coding sequence ATGACCCCAGTCACCCTTGTCATTGGCGCCAGCTCCGGTATTGGCAGTGCGGTCGCGGAGCAGCTGCAAACACTAGACAAAGTCGTTTACGGAGCCGGCCGCGCCACGCAGCCTCCATCGCAGCTGCAGCAACACTGGTTACAACTCGACTTCTACGACCCCGCCAGCATCACACAGGCCTTTGAAACACTCGCCGACACCCTCAATGAGCGCGAACAAAGGCTGCAGCAGTTACTCATTTGCAGTGGCTTACTACATGATGCAGACACCAGCCCTGAACGACGCCTCGGCCAGCTGCGCGCAGAAGACTTCAGCAAGCTGATGCAGGTTAACGCCTTGGCCCCACTACTCTTAGCCCAAGCGGCATTACCGTTACTGTCACGGCGGGAGCCCACGCGTATCGCTGCCATCTCTGCCCGCGTAGGAAGCATTGGCGACAACCGCATGGGGGGCTGGTATAGCTACCGCTGCGCTAAGGCGGCCTTGAACATGGGCTGGCGCTGCCTGGCCCACGAGCTGCGCCGTTCGCACCCCAGCTGCACACCTTTGCTGTACCACCCCGGAACGGTTGACACCGATCTATCCAAGCCCTTCCAGAGCAATGTCAAAGCAAACAAGCTATTCAGCAGCCACCAGGCGGCGAGATACTTCTTGGAGGTGCTTGAACAACACGGCGATTGCGCTGAGCTTGCTTATTTAGATTGGGCCGGCAAGCCCATTGCGTGGTAA
- a CDS encoding DUF2244 domain-containing protein, whose translation MPPSQIVVRPNASLNQQQAAWILGGMCAISFTIAGTLAVLGYWIVLPFAGLEMSCLAAGLYFALRDNAYREVIRSDSGKLFIEKGRGKPESAWHCPLAWARSHYQPPAGPTAHGKVLITYAGQSVEVGRILADDDKPEFARNLQQWLSHAQQAALQPEGGL comes from the coding sequence ATGCCTCCTTCGCAGATTGTCGTACGCCCCAATGCCTCGCTCAATCAGCAACAGGCCGCATGGATTTTGGGCGGCATGTGCGCCATTTCTTTCACGATTGCGGGCACTTTGGCCGTCCTAGGCTACTGGATCGTTTTGCCCTTTGCCGGGCTAGAAATGAGCTGCCTGGCCGCGGGGCTCTACTTTGCCCTGCGTGATAATGCCTACCGCGAGGTCATACGCAGCGATTCGGGGAAGCTGTTTATTGAGAAAGGTCGTGGCAAACCCGAGTCAGCCTGGCACTGCCCGCTGGCCTGGGCGCGCAGCCATTACCAGCCACCCGCAGGGCCCACTGCCCACGGCAAAGTCCTGATTACTTACGCGGGCCAGAGCGTGGAAGTGGGCCGCATCCTCGCCGATGACGATAAACCCGAATTCGCTCGCAACCTGCAGCAGTGGCTGAGCCACGCCCAACAGGCGGCACTACAACCGGAGGGCGGCCTATGA
- a CDS encoding CHASE domain-containing protein: MQDLAGEVTHTRLHFVHWLVLGASLLLTILAWYISSNQQQQKHAKMFEVEAERLSTQLRERMEKYENALWSGVGALEIIKRSRGLTRPDWRRFAQTMNLLERYPGINGIGVIYSAQPEELPRLEERFAEQFPELERVEIYPKHQHGVHFPILLLEPLDGNREAIGLDIAFEKNRRTAALAALETGTPQMTGPIVLVQDAEETPGFLLFVPFNIPVDDTPEEPRQDRGFVYAPFVVKDLIAGTLASTKRLVTFSLRDSGTNLYAETADNTATFDPAPMFETQTSVQLYGREWVFDIRSNLEFRSRAQSSLPTTILIGGITVDLLLLGVFLILVNSNARAVNLAQKMTADLRESKSQLKKRNEELIQFNYRVSHDLVAPLKTIQGLVLMARDDLSDNNADAVDPSLERVDAMVNQQIQVISSIFELCESDLSNEAYQRIDIRKLAKSLFARVLRVQTEARVELRLPIPEGTTVLAKPTRLEQILFNLISNAVKFRNPNADNPMVEITVERVDSWVTLRVRDNGIGIPANARGRVFDLFFRAHSTHAGGAGLGTYIVRKNVENMGGTARVHSDPDGTLFEIEWPEYPVEVDAA, from the coding sequence ATGCAGGACCTCGCGGGCGAAGTGACCCACACTCGGCTGCACTTCGTGCATTGGCTGGTGCTCGGCGCCTCTTTGTTACTCACCATTTTGGCCTGGTACATCTCCAGTAACCAGCAGCAACAAAAGCACGCCAAAATGTTTGAGGTGGAGGCTGAACGCCTGAGCACCCAGCTGCGCGAGCGTATGGAAAAGTACGAGAACGCCTTGTGGTCTGGTGTGGGCGCATTGGAAATCATCAAGCGCAGCCGCGGCCTCACCCGGCCGGACTGGCGGCGTTTTGCCCAAACCATGAACTTGCTTGAGCGCTACCCCGGGATTAATGGCATCGGCGTCATCTATTCCGCCCAGCCAGAGGAGCTGCCGCGTTTGGAGGAACGCTTCGCTGAGCAGTTTCCCGAACTTGAGCGGGTCGAGATCTACCCCAAGCACCAACATGGGGTGCACTTTCCCATTTTGTTACTAGAGCCCTTAGACGGAAACCGGGAAGCGATTGGCCTCGATATCGCCTTTGAGAAGAACCGTCGAACGGCTGCTCTGGCCGCGCTGGAGACTGGCACTCCGCAGATGACCGGCCCCATCGTCTTGGTCCAAGACGCCGAGGAAACACCGGGGTTTTTGCTCTTTGTCCCCTTCAATATTCCCGTTGACGATACTCCTGAAGAGCCCCGCCAAGACCGAGGGTTTGTTTATGCCCCCTTTGTTGTCAAGGACTTGATTGCCGGCACGCTGGCCAGCACCAAACGCTTGGTCACCTTTAGCCTGCGGGATTCGGGCACCAACTTGTACGCAGAAACTGCGGATAACACCGCAACCTTTGACCCCGCCCCAATGTTTGAGACCCAAACCAGCGTGCAGTTGTACGGGCGGGAGTGGGTATTTGATATTCGCTCCAACCTCGAGTTTCGCAGCCGTGCTCAGTCCAGCCTGCCGACGACGATTTTGATTGGCGGCATCACGGTCGACCTGCTGCTATTGGGGGTGTTTCTCATATTGGTGAACTCCAATGCTCGCGCAGTGAATCTGGCTCAAAAGATGACGGCAGACCTGCGCGAGTCCAAGTCACAGCTGAAAAAGCGCAACGAAGAATTAATTCAGTTCAACTACCGCGTCTCGCATGATCTGGTAGCCCCGCTGAAGACCATTCAGGGCTTAGTGTTGATGGCCCGCGATGACCTCAGCGACAACAACGCCGATGCGGTAGACCCCAGCCTCGAGCGCGTTGATGCGATGGTCAATCAGCAAATTCAGGTCATCTCATCCATATTTGAGCTGTGTGAGTCGGACCTGAGCAACGAGGCTTATCAACGCATCGACATTCGCAAGCTCGCCAAGAGCCTATTTGCGCGTGTTCTGCGCGTGCAAACAGAGGCCCGAGTGGAGCTGCGCCTGCCCATCCCCGAGGGCACAACGGTATTAGCCAAACCCACACGCCTAGAACAAATTCTTTTCAACCTCATTTCCAATGCGGTCAAATTCCGCAACCCCAATGCCGACAACCCCATGGTGGAAATTACGGTAGAGCGCGTGGATTCCTGGGTCACGCTGCGCGTGCGTGACAACGGCATTGGCATCCCCGCAAACGCGCGTGGCCGAGTCTTCGATTTGTTCTTCCGCGCCCACAGTACCCATGCCGGCGGCGCTGGCCTTGGCACCTATATCGTGCGCAAGAACGTGGAAAACATGGGTGGAACCGCGCGTGTGCATTCCGACCCCGATGGCACCTTGTTTGAAATTGAATGGCCGGAATACCCGGTCGAGGTAGATGCGGCATGA
- a CDS encoding glutathione peroxidase → MPSTFFRRATLTLLGMGLALSGASSRADDARLAACADIQAPPELLASESKGALCDYFEDARAIMIVNTASMCGYTGQFSGLQELHQTYGPRGLRLLGFPSDDFGGQEHAKADKTAEVCFKNFGVSFPMFSQVDVRGDTAHPLFRKLASASNSAPRWNFHKYLVTAEGVQGFASSVAPQDAQLRRAIEASLQK, encoded by the coding sequence ATGCCCTCCACGTTTTTTCGCCGCGCGACACTCACTCTGCTTGGAATGGGCTTGGCCCTGAGCGGCGCCAGCTCTCGCGCAGACGATGCGCGTCTTGCGGCTTGCGCCGATATTCAAGCCCCTCCAGAGTTGTTAGCCAGCGAATCCAAGGGGGCACTCTGCGACTATTTCGAAGATGCGCGCGCAATCATGATTGTGAACACCGCATCGATGTGTGGTTACACGGGGCAGTTTTCTGGACTGCAGGAACTACATCAAACCTACGGGCCTCGAGGCCTGCGATTGCTTGGCTTTCCTTCCGACGATTTTGGAGGGCAAGAACATGCCAAAGCCGACAAGACAGCCGAGGTCTGCTTCAAGAATTTTGGGGTGAGCTTCCCCATGTTCAGCCAAGTCGATGTCCGGGGAGACACGGCCCATCCCCTGTTTCGTAAGCTTGCCAGCGCTAGCAACAGCGCTCCCCGCTGGAATTTTCATAAGTACCTCGTCACCGCCGAAGGTGTGCAAGGCTTTGCATCGTCCGTTGCCCCGCAGGATGCGCAGCTTCGCCGCGCGATCGAAGCCAGCCTGCAGAAGTAG
- a CDS encoding response regulator encodes MKVLIIEDRPEDAVIIRKQLESEAPAGEPIQITHALDLSSGIEHLQDDEFDCALLDLNLPDGRGLNNLRRLHHVAPKLPVVVLSGIEDERTAANAVKTGAFAYIVKRPLGQGEELYPVLQDATSSASDSDHPNLETINPRGRFKLDPEFKLVDWDEHCVALLHWTSEQMQGRSLLDLAPDNRRDELVQSLRHARDDISPIKIPLLLPDGKYRRVEIHPRSLRDSGSEWGLTDAEESRRAHQAMQVLDLILGATRDAVFSQDLDGQIHNCSYAIADFIGIPATDIIGKNFTELFPSSERASAQFILSAIRRGRIVRDLNTEFEHANTAKVPVIITIAPLRDELGGLIGACILAKPRTEGGEDQNWRRERLMLEERYLNLQEELADLRQELRTMRPTGND; translated from the coding sequence AGCAATTAGAGAGTGAGGCGCCGGCCGGCGAGCCCATTCAAATTACCCATGCCCTGGATTTGTCTAGCGGCATTGAACACCTGCAGGACGACGAGTTTGATTGTGCGCTGTTGGATTTGAATCTGCCAGATGGTCGGGGACTCAATAATCTGCGCCGCCTGCACCACGTGGCTCCCAAGCTGCCGGTTGTGGTCCTCTCCGGCATCGAAGATGAGCGCACGGCTGCCAACGCGGTGAAAACCGGCGCCTTTGCTTACATTGTGAAGCGCCCCTTAGGCCAAGGCGAAGAGCTGTACCCCGTTCTACAAGACGCGACAAGCTCGGCCAGCGACAGCGACCATCCCAACTTGGAAACCATCAATCCGCGTGGACGCTTCAAGCTAGATCCAGAGTTCAAGCTGGTTGACTGGGACGAGCATTGTGTGGCCCTACTGCATTGGACCAGCGAGCAAATGCAGGGGCGAAGTCTCTTGGACCTAGCGCCCGACAACCGTCGCGACGAACTGGTGCAATCTCTTCGCCACGCCCGGGACGACATTTCCCCCATTAAGATTCCTCTGCTCCTCCCCGACGGCAAATACCGCCGCGTGGAAATTCATCCGCGCAGCTTGCGCGACTCGGGCTCTGAGTGGGGCCTGACAGACGCTGAAGAATCGCGCCGGGCTCATCAAGCCATGCAGGTGCTGGACTTGATTCTTGGAGCCACACGCGACGCCGTGTTCAGCCAAGACCTTGACGGCCAAATTCACAACTGCAGCTATGCCATTGCTGATTTCATTGGCATTCCCGCGACCGACATCATTGGCAAAAACTTTACCGAACTGTTCCCCAGCTCTGAGCGCGCCTCGGCGCAGTTCATCCTGTCGGCCATTCGCCGGGGCCGGATTGTGCGTGACCTGAACACGGAGTTTGAACATGCCAACACGGCCAAAGTCCCGGTCATCATCACTATTGCTCCCTTACGTGATGAGCTGGGCGGCCTGATTGGCGCCTGCATCCTGGCCAAGCCGAGGACCGAAGGCGGGGAAGACCAGAACTGGCGGCGCGAACGTTTGATGCTGGAAGAACGCTATCTCAACCTCCAAGAGGAGCTCGCAGATCTGCGTCAAGAACTGCGCACCATGCGACCGACTGGAAACGACTGA
- a CDS encoding response regulator yields MSTDVCFLVVDDNEADRFLNTHLLKKIGYASESIAEAADGAQALEILQHRWSGKRCVVLLDINMPVMDGFEFLQQWENSEHPNIVRVVMVTSSQDARDRSRAAEHGCVMGFLTKPLERASFSSFLEDSLSWDKD; encoded by the coding sequence ATGAGTACCGATGTGTGCTTCTTGGTAGTTGATGACAATGAAGCAGACCGCTTTTTGAATACGCACCTGCTCAAAAAGATTGGCTATGCCAGCGAGTCCATCGCTGAAGCCGCAGATGGAGCCCAAGCCCTGGAGATCCTCCAGCATCGTTGGAGCGGTAAACGCTGTGTGGTGCTGCTGGACATCAACATGCCGGTCATGGATGGCTTTGAATTCCTCCAGCAATGGGAAAACAGCGAACACCCCAACATCGTACGGGTGGTCATGGTGACCTCATCACAGGATGCCCGCGACCGCAGTCGCGCTGCTGAACATGGCTGCGTCATGGGCTTTTTAACCAAACCGCTGGAGCGAGCCAGCTTTTCCAGCTTTTTGGAAGACTCACTGAGTTGGGACAAGGATTGA
- a CDS encoding cryptochrome/photolyase family protein, which produces MARSAVAVAKPQRLIIILGDQLALDSVLPSDYRKGEDLLWMCEAHSEATRAWSHKARLVMFLAAMRHFAQELEDDQHSLIYRRDCPDLSQQLAKDLNSLQPDCVHLTQPGDYDLRHSIIEAVEEHSLPLVERDDPHFLCSLERFNDWAEGRKTYRMEFFYREMRREHSVLLEDDGEPRGGQWNFDADNRDSFGKQGPGELPEPITFRPDDCTQQVIKEVEERYAEHPGQTQYFDWPVQRSDALKALEDFVEHRLAQFGQYQDAIWTGEPWLYHSRIAAALNLHLLHPREVIEAATAALDAKKAPLNAVEGFVRQILGWREYVRGLYWLRMPQWREENHLEAELPLPEFFWTGDTDMVCLKDAIEQTLKYGYAHHIQRLMIAGLFCLLAGVRPHEVHGWYLAVYVDAVEWVELPNTLGMSQFVDGGVLASKPYIASGAYISRMSNACSQCRYNPKLKVGAKACPITTLYWDFLARHEQRFAQHPRLKMQLRNLQRLDDSTRDAIQDQARSLRQSWSKAS; this is translated from the coding sequence ATTGCTCGGAGCGCTGTCGCCGTGGCTAAGCCCCAACGCCTGATTATCATCCTTGGCGACCAGCTGGCTCTGGACAGTGTCTTACCGAGCGACTACCGCAAAGGCGAAGACCTGCTGTGGATGTGCGAAGCCCATAGTGAAGCCACGCGCGCCTGGTCCCATAAAGCTCGGCTGGTGATGTTTTTGGCGGCTATGCGCCACTTCGCCCAAGAACTAGAAGACGACCAGCACAGTCTGATTTATCGCCGCGACTGCCCTGACCTCAGCCAGCAGCTGGCCAAGGATCTCAACAGCCTCCAGCCCGATTGCGTACACCTCACCCAGCCTGGTGATTACGACTTACGACACAGCATCATCGAAGCCGTAGAGGAGCACTCTCTGCCATTGGTAGAGCGCGACGATCCGCATTTTCTTTGCAGCTTAGAGCGCTTCAATGATTGGGCCGAAGGGCGCAAGACCTATCGCATGGAGTTCTTCTACAGGGAGATGCGGCGCGAGCACAGCGTACTCTTGGAAGATGACGGCGAGCCCCGTGGCGGACAATGGAATTTCGACGCCGACAATCGCGACAGCTTCGGCAAGCAAGGCCCTGGTGAATTACCCGAACCCATCACATTTAGGCCTGATGACTGCACCCAGCAAGTCATCAAAGAGGTCGAGGAACGTTATGCCGAGCATCCCGGCCAGACCCAATACTTTGACTGGCCAGTGCAACGCTCAGATGCGCTCAAAGCCCTGGAGGATTTCGTCGAGCATCGGCTGGCGCAGTTTGGGCAGTATCAAGACGCAATTTGGACCGGCGAGCCCTGGCTATACCATAGCCGTATCGCGGCCGCTCTTAATCTCCATCTGCTTCACCCGCGTGAAGTCATTGAAGCTGCCACGGCGGCCCTAGATGCAAAGAAGGCGCCGCTGAATGCCGTGGAAGGCTTCGTCCGTCAGATTTTGGGCTGGCGCGAGTATGTGCGCGGTCTTTATTGGCTACGCATGCCGCAGTGGCGAGAGGAAAACCACCTGGAGGCCGAGCTGCCGCTACCGGAGTTCTTCTGGACCGGCGACACCGATATGGTCTGCCTCAAAGATGCGATTGAGCAAACCCTGAAATATGGCTACGCGCATCATATTCAAAGGCTCATGATCGCCGGCTTATTCTGCCTACTAGCTGGAGTTCGACCGCACGAGGTCCATGGATGGTACTTGGCCGTTTATGTGGATGCGGTGGAGTGGGTGGAGCTGCCCAATACCTTGGGCATGAGCCAGTTTGTGGATGGCGGTGTTCTGGCAAGTAAGCCCTATATCGCCAGCGGCGCCTACATAAGCCGCATGAGCAATGCTTGCAGCCAATGTCGCTACAACCCCAAACTCAAAGTGGGCGCCAAAGCCTGCCCCATCACTACCTTGTACTGGGATTTTTTAGCGCGCCACGAACAGCGCTTTGCCCAGCATCCCCGACTCAAAATGCAGCTACGGAATCTGCAACGGCTGGATGACAGCACTCGTGATGCCATTCAAGACCAGGCGCGGTCGTTACGGCAGAGCTGGAGTAAAGCCAGCTGA
- a CDS encoding DUF2256 domain-containing protein — MAHRKPHLPHKDCQRCGKPFAWRKKWARDWEQVKYCSERCRRG, encoded by the coding sequence ATGGCGCACCGCAAACCGCATCTCCCGCACAAAGATTGCCAGCGCTGCGGCAAACCCTTTGCCTGGCGCAAGAAGTGGGCACGTGACTGGGAGCAGGTCAAATATTGCTCGGAGCGCTGTCGCCGTGGCTAA